A single Lolium perenne isolate Kyuss_39 chromosome 6, Kyuss_2.0, whole genome shotgun sequence DNA region contains:
- the LOC127310899 gene encoding RING-H2 finger protein ATL66-like has protein sequence MVPPTAAGGLSASPSTAMPEHSHGAKCRCRPARSACAWARDIFMDVLTAAVTLLILFGIAACLLVTPLVFAARALRRQARRYGAFSPDDHPRPLRPRHTGLASEQISRLPSFESPPFDQTSACIVCLEAARGGERWRALPPCGHAFHTACVDPWLLLSSTCPVCRATVAILPRSESQLGDGIEKQPLSLYFSPPHGG, from the coding sequence ATGGTTCCGCCCACAGCTGCCGGCGGGCTCTCGGCCTCCCCCTCAACAGCCATGCCGGAGCATTCCCACGGGGCCAAGTGCCGCTGCCGGCCCGCGCGCTCCGCCTGCGCCTGGGCGCGCGACATCTTCATGGACGTGCTGACCGCCGCGGTCACGCTCCTCATCCTCTTCGGCATCGCCGCGTGCCTCCTCGTGACGCCGCTCGTGTTCGCCGCGCGTGCATTACGCCGGCAGGCCAGGCGGTACGGCGCCTTCTCGCCCGACGACCACCCGCGGCCGCTGCGGCCGCGCCACACCGGCCTCGCGTCCGAGCAAATCAGCCGCCTCCCCAGCTTCGAGTCGCCCCCGTTCGATCAAACCTCGGCCTGCATCGTGTGCCTcgaggcggcgcgcggcggcgagCGGTGGCGCGCGCTGCCTCCCTGCGGCCACGCGTTCCACACCGCCTGCGTCGACCCGTGGCTCCTCCTGTCGTCGACGTGCCCTGTCTGTCGCGCTACCGTAGCAATCCTCCCAAGAAGCGAATCGCAGTTGGGAGACGGTATCGAGAAACAGCCTCTGTCCCTCTATTTCAGTCCACCTCATGGTGGCTAG
- the LOC139832269 gene encoding uncharacterized protein yields the protein MPVNLIRDLNDGSGHCISALTFRCECLKFAKLGRNAEAYVDDIVVKSRKKRTLIEDLEEMFANLRKVNIKLDPAKCAFRVPSDKLLGFLVSNRGIEANPDRVRAIEEMQPPRNLKEMQRLRRCMATLGRFIARSGERALPFFKLMKRTGKFQWTLEAAKDFDELKRYIASPPIMVAPRTHEPLLLYLPATPRTACAVLIVERKKQVIAKEKFTSPSLETLTEEGVTGEEPTEAIHEATLPEAPPAIALAEVMPQEILAEEGNMDEQSEPPEELAPEDPTLVQHPTYIVSMVLRDARERYTLLVASRKLCHYFQGHPLTVVTSYPLEQTEWAFELQPFELTFETTKVIKSKALAEFTSEWTDPYAGEPHEEESTLPGAIALGQWNMHFDGAFNTPGAGACAVLTSPTRDNLFYAVQLRFKPEYKVSNNIAGYEGLLAGLRATSAVGIKRIVVKGDSHLIINFSNKSYTPKEEHMAAYLEEHHKMAKCFLGMELKHGPRGENQEADGITRRASHRLPQCPGTFEERLLKPSATPPVESKEPLVEELPPSVTTGAPDRDSTSGDRTVLELTRQDEENEEAERLARQASGYYIKDRDLYRRRPNGIALKCVSIDEGYDILSDIHTGECGYHSSASTLAGKVYRSGFYWPPTLTNDIEIVRAYEVCQFHAKQIHQPAQELQTMPLTWPFVVWGLDNLGPFPRAQGGYCYLYVAIDKFSKWVEVEPVCMIPASNGQAERANADVLKGLKTKSFDTKLKACGKKWLDSLQPVLWSIHTTTTKPTRETPFFHIYGAEAVLPIELKHGSPRVLTFDESRQEELLKDRMFLLKEARCRAALHAAQYQQELRRYRSRHIRPRMLEADDLVLRRILSREGVHKLSPMWEGPFRVKHISWLGTARLETEEGEPVQNTWNIQHLRKFYP from the exons ATGCCGGTCAATCTAATCCGCGACCTCAATGATGGCTCCGGCCACTGCATATCCGCCCTCACCTTTCGTTGTGAGTGCCTCAAATTCGCTAAG TTGGGGAGGAACGCAGAGGCCTACGTTGACGACATCGTGGTCAAGAGTCGCAAGAAGCGCACCCTCATCGAGGACCTTGAGGAGATGTTCGCCAACCTCCGCAAGGTGAATATCAAGCTCGACCCAGCCAAATGCGCTTTCCGGGTGCCATCGGACAAACTTCTGGGTTTCCTCGTTTCAAACCGTGGGATTGAAGCGAACCCCGACAGGGTCAGGGCCATCGAGGAGATGCAACCTCCCCGCAACCTCAAGGAAATGCAGCGCCTCAGGAGGTGCATGGCTACTCTGGGGCGCTTCATCGCTAGAAGCGGCGAGAGGGCCTTGCCTTTCTTCAAGCTCATGAAAAGGACCGGCAAGTTCCAGTGGACGTTGGAAGCCGCCAAGGACTTCGATGAGCTTAAGCGCTACATCGCGAGCCCACCAATCATGGTTGCCCCCAGGACCCACGAGCCTCTACTGCTATACCTACCAGCCACACCACGAACGGCATGTGCAGTTCTCATCGTGGAACGGAAGAAACAAGTCATCGCCAAGGAAAAGTTTACCTCGCCAAGCCTAGAAACCCTCACCGAGGAAGGGGTGACGGGCGAGGAACCCACCGAAGCAATTCATGAGGCAACACTCCCCGAGGCCCCACCGGCAATAGCCCTCGCCGAGGTTATGCCACAGGAAATCCTCGCCGAGGAGGGAAACATGGACGAGCAGTCAGAGCCTCCGGAAGAGCTAGCTCCCGAGGATCCCACCCTCGTGCAGCACCCCACCTACATCGTCAGCATGGTGCTGCGAGATGCTCGCGAACGCTACACGCTCCTCGTCGCCTCAAGGAAACTGTGCCATTACTTCCAGGGCCACCCCTTAACGGTGGTCACCTCCTACCCCCTGGAGCAA ACAGAATGGGCTTTCGAGCTCCAACCCTTTGAGCTCACCTTCGAGACTACCAAAGTCATCAAGAGCAAGGCCCTGGCGGAATTCACCTCGGAGTGGACAGATCCCTACGCAGGTGAGCCTCACGAGGAAGAGTCCACGCTGCCAGGGGCAATAGCTCTGGGCCAATGGAACATGCACTTCGACGGTGCATTCAACACACCGGGCGCGGGGGCTTGCGCGGTCCTCACGTCGCCAACCAGAGACAATCTCTTCTACGCCGTGCAACTTCGCTTCAAACCAGAGTACAAGGTCTCCAACAACATAGCTGGATATGAGGGCCTCCTCGCCGGGCTCAGGGCCACAAGCGCGGTGGGGATCAAGCGCATCGTTGTCAAGGGTGATTCACATCTCATCATTAACTTTTCCAATAAAAGCTACACACCCAAGGAAGAGCATATGgcggcgtatctggaggagcaccACAAGATGGCAAAATGCTTCCTGGGTATGGAGCTGAAACACGGTCCTCGTGGAGAGAATCAAGAAGCTGACGGCATCACCCGGAGGGCATCGCATCGATTGCCACAATGCCCAGGTACCTTTGAGGAAAGACTCTTGAAGCCATCAGCGACTCCTCCCGTTGAGAGCAAAGAACCCCTCGTCGAGGAGCTACCACCATCAGTAACCACAGGGGCTCCAGACCGTGACTCGACCTCAGGCGACCGCACTGTCTTGGAGCTCACTCGCCAGGACGAG GAAAATGAAGAAGCAGAGCGCTTGGCTCGCCAGGCAAGTGGCTACTACATCAAGGATCGAGACCTTTACCGTCGGCGCCCCAACGGGATCGCACTTAAGTGCGTCTCCATAGATGAAGGCTACGATATCCTCAGTGACATCCACACTGGGGAGTGTGGCTATCACTCCTCAGCGAGCACCCTTGCCGGCAAGGTGTACCGAAGCGGTTTCTACTGGCCACCGACACTCACGAACGACATTGAGATCGTCAGGGCCTATGAAGTATGCCAGTTCCATGCCAAGCAGATCCACCAGCCTGCGCAAGAGCTGCAAACCATGCCCCTCACATGGCCTTTCGTGGTCTGGGGGCTGGACAACTTGGGTCCGTTCCCACGGGCACAAGGGGGCTACTGCTACCTCTACGTCGCCatcgacaagttcagcaaatgggtaGAGGTGGAACCCGTCTGCATGATCCCTGCGAG cAACGGCcaggccgagcgcgccaacgccGACGTGCTCAAGGGCCTCAAGACGAAAAGCTTCGACACCAAGCTCAAAGCATGCGGCAAAAAATGGCTCGACAGCCTCCAGCCCGTGCTGTGGTCAATACACACAACTACAACCAAGCCTACCAGGGAAACACCCTTCTTCCACATCTACGGGGCTGAAGCGGTCCTCCCCATTGAGCTGAAGCATGGTTCACCACGAGTCCTTACCTTCGACGAATCTCGCCAGGAGGAACTCCTCAAGGATCGCATGTTCCTCCTCAAGGAAGCTCGGTGCAGAGCCGCCCTCCACGCAGCTCAGTACCAGCAGGAGCTGCGCCGCTACCGCAGCCGCCACATCCGTCCCAGGATGCTCGAGGCCGATGACCTTGTCTTAAGGAGGATACTCTCTCGCGAGGGCGTCCACAAGCTCTCACCAATGTGGGAGGGACCCTTCAGGGTGAAACACATCTCTTGGCTAGGCACAGCACGGCTAGAAACAGAGGAGGGTGAACCAGTACAAAACACCTGGAACATCCAACACCTCCGTAAGTTCTACCCGTGA